Genomic segment of Aliarcobacter trophiarum LMG 25534:
GATACTTTAAGTTGTGGAGAATCAAAGCCTGGTTTTGGCCAAACATAATCAATAAATCCCTCTTTGTCTTTTTTCGCAATATCTGCAAACTCTTTAAAGATTTGTTTACCATTTGGATCTTTATAATCATACATATCTTTATTATTTAATTTTGGATTAATTGGATGAATTAAAACAACTGCACTCAAGTCATTTATCCAAAAATAGCCAGTTTTGCCATATCTAGTTGAGTTTACTATAGATTTCAATCTATCTTGTAAAGCCTCAGCTGAAAGACTATTTTTATACTTTTCATATTCAGCTTCTAAGATAGAAAATAGGAACATTGTCTGTTTTTGAAGCTCCTCTTCAAGTTCTACTTTAACTTTCTCCACAGAAGTTCTTGCATAATAAGCTTCAACTGTTTTCATTGCTAGTGAAACATAATTTTTAAGCTCTTCCTCTTTTTTTGCATAAGCTTCTTCTTTGTATTTATTTATAGTATCAGCTGAAAAAGATTTCAGTGAATATATTGAGTCAATAGCAATAATTATAGATATTAAAACAATTGTAGCGATTGATAATATTAATAATTTTGCTTTTATAGATATACTTTTTAACATTTTGTAGCTCCAATGCAATAAAATGCTATGATTATAGCACTTTTTATAGAAAAGCTATATTATTTTAAATTTTTAATAAGTTTTTGGCAAAATCTAAAGCTTCATTTGTAACATTTTCCCCACTTATCATTCTTGCTATCTCTTTTACTCTTTGATTATTATCCAAAATCCTGACAGTTGAATTATTATCTATTTTTTCTACTAAAAAGTGCTGATTTGCACTACTTGCTAACTGTATTTGATGAGAAATTGCAAAAATCTGGTAATTTTTGCTTAAATTTATAAGAACTTTTGATATAGCTTCACTCTCTTTTCCACTTAAATTTGCATCTATCTCATCTAAAAAAAGTACTCCATTGTCTGCTATGTCAAACTGGCTAATTGCACTTAGAAGTGCCAATCTTAGTCTATTATACTCTCCACTACTTATAGTTGAAAGAGCAACTCCATTTAGCTCAAATTCAACAAAATCAACTCCACTAAAATCCAGTTTTTTATTTTTTAAACTAATTTTTACACTATTTAAATATAAAAATTCCAAATAATAATTAACACTTTTCTCTAAATTCTCTACACTTTTCTCTCTAAATTCTGAAATTTTACCAGCTAAATTAGTAACTATTTCATTTAACTTACTATAATTTTGTTCTAATTCATCTTTTTTGTAGCTAATATTATTATAATTTTCAAGCTCTTTTTGTTTTTGCTCTTTGTACTCTAAACACTCTTTTATACTTCCAAATCTTTTTAAAAGTGCTGAGATTTTTTCTATTCTATTTAAGGTCTCTTCAATATCTATCTCTTCAAGATCACTTAAAGTATCATTTGCTTTTTCTAAGATATTTGTAAACTCATTTATAGCTTCATCAAAAAAATTTGAATCAACTTCTAAAAGTTCAAGTAGCTCATTTACAGAGCTTACATTTTCAAGAATTATTGAAGCTTTTTTGCTAGCAACTTCTATCTTCTCCTTTTTTGCTAAAGCTTTTTTTAGTAAATTTAACTCTTCATACTCATTCTCTTTTGGGTTAATCTCTTCAATTTTTGCTATCTCAAATCTTGCAAACTCTTTTAAATCTTCTAAATTCTTCTCATCTTCTTTTAATTTTGCTAAGCTTTTTTCAGTTTCAATAAACTCTTTATATCTTGTATCAAAATCTGTTTTTATACCTTTAAACTCTGTAAAATTTTTATTTGCATATCTATCTAAGAATTCAATCAAAGTTTCACTTTTAAAATCACTTGTATCTCTAAGGCTTAAGTATTTTATCAAGCTATTTGATACTTCACCCAATGTTTTTTTTGATAAAGATTGACTATTTAAAAAATATCTAGTTTTCTCTTTTTTGATAGCTTTTATTATAATATCTTCTTCAAAACTTATATCAAACTCTTCATTTTTTACTCTTGAGTCGTTTAAATTAATTTCAGCAATTTCAGATTTTACATCTTCTAAACCAAATATTGCCAGTATCTCTCTCATAAGTATTGATTTTCCAGCCCCACTAGGACCTGTAAAAATATTTAATCCACCATTAAACTCTAACTCCACCTCTTGAAAAGAGAGGCAGTTTTTTATATATAATCTAGTTATCAAACTAATTTCCCCATCTTAATTTTTCACTTAACACTTCAAAATAGTCTCTACTACATCTATGAAGCATTAAAGCTTTTTGTTCTGATATTTTAATACTTATTAATTCATCTTCTTTTAACTCATACAGTTCTTGTCCATCAACTATTACAGCTGCTTTATCATTTGGCGTTTTAAACTCTATTTCAAAATCAACAGGTACTACTATTGGTCTTTGAGTAAGTGAATGTGCAGCAACTGGAGTTAAAATAAAAGCATTTGTGAGTGGATGTACGATTGGACCACCAGCTGAGAGATTATAAGCAGTTGAACCACTAGGAGTTGCTACAATTAAACCATCTCCAAAATATGTATTAAAGGCTTTATTATCAATTTTTGCTCTAATTTCAAGCATACTTGAAAGGTTTTTTCTAGCAATTACTAAATCATTAAATGCCATAATTTTTTCACCATTTATTGTGGCTTCTATCATCATTCTTGGACTTATTGTGTAGTTATTTTTTATTAAATCCTCTATAAAATTCTCTAACTCTTCAAGTTTTATATCTGTTAAAAAACCTAAAGTTCCTAAATTTATCCCTAAAACTGGAAGATTATATCCAATAGATTTCCTTACAACTCCTATTAAAGTTCCATCTCCACCAACACTTATTAAGAAATCAATATTTTTACAAAGAGTATCAAAATTAATTCCACT
This window contains:
- a CDS encoding AAA family ATPase, with the protein product MITRLYIKNCLSFQEVELEFNGGLNIFTGPSGAGKSILMREILAIFGLEDVKSEIAEINLNDSRVKNEEFDISFEEDIIIKAIKKEKTRYFLNSQSLSKKTLGEVSNSLIKYLSLRDTSDFKSETLIEFLDRYANKNFTEFKGIKTDFDTRYKEFIETEKSLAKLKEDEKNLEDLKEFARFEIAKIEEINPKENEYEELNLLKKALAKKEKIEVASKKASIILENVSSVNELLELLEVDSNFFDEAINEFTNILEKANDTLSDLEEIDIEETLNRIEKISALLKRFGSIKECLEYKEQKQKELENYNNISYKKDELEQNYSKLNEIVTNLAGKISEFREKSVENLEKSVNYYLEFLYLNSVKISLKNKKLDFSGVDFVEFELNGVALSTISSGEYNRLRLALLSAISQFDIADNGVLFLDEIDANLSGKESEAISKVLINLSKNYQIFAISHQIQLASSANQHFLVEKIDNNSTVRILDNNQRVKEIARMISGENVTNEALDFAKNLLKI
- a CDS encoding NAD(+)/NADH kinase; translation: MRLEESYKHLEKIENIGVVLRPQSPNLKEAYLKIERLFKENSINVLLEENSANMIDKSGINFDTLCKNIDFLISVGGDGTLIGVVRKSIGYNLPVLGINLGTLGFLTDIKLEELENFIEDLIKNNYTISPRMMIEATINGEKIMAFNDLVIARKNLSSMLEIRAKIDNKAFNTYFGDGLIVATPSGSTAYNLSAGGPIVHPLTNAFILTPVAAHSLTQRPIVVPVDFEIEFKTPNDKAAVIVDGQELYELKEDELISIKISEQKALMLHRCSRDYFEVLSEKLRWGN